The Mycolicibacterium mageritense genome contains a region encoding:
- a CDS encoding APC family permease, which produces MTVTKGGSLSGDDAHLRVLGYEEKFDRKIGMWSNFALGFLYLSPLVGVLSMFTQALTTAGPPSILWLVIAAFGQLLVAMVFGEIVSQFPIAGGLYQWARRLWNGQYAWIMSWIYIAGVVVGCTTTAMFSADFVLALFNPDSNISSTPLQKLIIATVVVVICVLLNSTGSKTLATIAKIGLAAELAGIIVVGLYLLVFARKNDFSVLFNTFGTGGDGDYMSAFVTAAIIGLVLYYGFEACGEVAEETPNPSRSIPRSMMLTVVLGGAAAMFAFIGYILAAPNLQAIVAGDVANPITAILTDNFGEIGTKIFLVVALTSFLACVMGQQAAGGRLIFSFARDDMFPGAQIFKKISSRKIPLNSTILVASLCFCLFLLLYFLPDALFRVAAFQMLAGYFAFQMVVVASIRARAEGWKPGGQWTLGKWGWPVSIGALTYGVLSMIVLARPNGDPSLHFFDRWIALTGFVVVVAVGLIYMVVAKPYRHSTAPEGDAIEIANLLREHRAADDMAEVAEDVPLAEPTPPVAQPHHRKDREAVNASE; this is translated from the coding sequence ATGACAGTGACAAAGGGTGGGTCGCTCAGCGGCGACGACGCCCACTTACGGGTACTCGGATACGAAGAGAAATTCGACCGGAAGATCGGCATGTGGTCGAACTTCGCGCTCGGCTTCCTGTATCTGTCGCCGTTGGTGGGTGTGCTCTCGATGTTCACCCAGGCCCTCACGACGGCCGGCCCGCCGTCGATTCTGTGGTTGGTCATCGCTGCGTTCGGCCAGCTGCTCGTCGCGATGGTGTTCGGCGAGATCGTGTCGCAGTTCCCGATCGCCGGTGGTCTCTACCAGTGGGCGCGGCGGCTGTGGAACGGCCAGTATGCCTGGATCATGTCGTGGATCTACATCGCGGGCGTCGTGGTGGGTTGCACCACCACAGCGATGTTCAGCGCTGATTTCGTTCTGGCACTGTTCAACCCGGATTCCAACATCTCCTCCACCCCGTTGCAGAAGCTGATCATCGCCACCGTCGTCGTGGTGATCTGTGTGCTGCTGAACTCCACCGGTTCCAAGACACTGGCCACCATCGCCAAGATCGGCCTGGCCGCCGAGTTGGCGGGCATCATCGTAGTCGGGCTGTACCTGCTCGTCTTCGCCCGCAAGAACGATTTCTCAGTGCTGTTCAACACCTTTGGCACGGGCGGCGACGGCGACTACATGAGCGCCTTCGTGACCGCGGCCATCATCGGCCTGGTGCTGTACTACGGCTTCGAAGCCTGCGGTGAGGTCGCGGAAGAGACGCCCAACCCGAGTCGGTCGATTCCGCGGTCCATGATGCTGACCGTCGTGCTCGGCGGCGCGGCAGCGATGTTCGCCTTCATCGGTTACATTCTGGCGGCACCGAACCTGCAAGCCATCGTGGCCGGTGATGTCGCCAATCCGATCACCGCGATCCTCACCGACAACTTCGGCGAGATCGGCACCAAGATCTTCCTGGTGGTGGCACTGACCTCGTTCCTGGCCTGTGTCATGGGGCAGCAGGCGGCAGGCGGGCGCTTGATCTTCTCGTTCGCCCGCGACGACATGTTCCCCGGGGCACAGATCTTCAAGAAGATCTCCAGCCGCAAGATCCCGCTGAACTCGACCATTCTGGTTGCGTCGCTGTGCTTCTGCCTGTTCCTGCTGCTGTACTTCCTGCCCGACGCGCTGTTCCGTGTCGCCGCCTTCCAGATGCTCGCCGGATACTTCGCCTTCCAGATGGTCGTGGTGGCGTCCATCAGGGCCCGTGCCGAGGGCTGGAAGCCAGGTGGTCAGTGGACGCTGGGCAAGTGGGGCTGGCCGGTCAGCATCGGTGCCCTGACTTACGGCGTGCTGTCGATGATCGTGCTGGCCCGCCCGAACGGCGACCCCAGCCTGCACTTCTTCGATCGCTGGATCGCTCTCACCGGGTTCGTGGTGGTGGTTGCCGTCGGCCTGATCTACATGGTGGTCGCCAAGCCTTACCGGCACTCGACCGCGCCGGAAGGCGATGCCATCGAGATCGCCAATCTGCTGCGGGAGCACCGGGCCGCGGACGACATGGCCGAGGTCGCCGAGGACGTGCCGCTCGCGGAGCCGACCCCGCCCGTCGCGCAGCCGCACCATCGGAAGGACCGGGAGGCGGTCAACGCCTCCGAATAG
- a CDS encoding TetR/AcrR family transcriptional regulator — translation MFDTKPSRRGTGRATVVQRRGVERVQAILDSAETLLAEQGYAAATLKAIGEHAGIPTASLYHYFADRGQVDTELVKRHAAALDEQFTAGVNDTKAKTLAGVIDVVVAHIADYFRDNPSFVQLWFVGRNSTLTDIAETIHLSWAERLRQSLIERKLIRANTPLLAVQLVFEAGDRLFDVAFQRSPAGDDATLDEARRMLTAYLQSYAPKTAQRAKVK, via the coding sequence GTGTTCGACACCAAGCCTTCGCGTCGCGGAACCGGTCGTGCGACGGTGGTGCAGCGCCGAGGTGTCGAGCGCGTGCAGGCCATCCTTGATTCGGCCGAGACGCTGCTTGCCGAGCAGGGTTACGCGGCCGCCACCCTGAAGGCCATCGGTGAGCACGCGGGCATTCCGACCGCGTCGCTCTACCACTACTTCGCCGATCGCGGACAGGTCGACACCGAACTGGTGAAGCGGCACGCGGCCGCGCTCGACGAGCAATTCACCGCGGGCGTGAACGACACCAAGGCCAAGACCTTGGCCGGCGTCATCGATGTGGTGGTCGCGCATATCGCGGACTATTTCCGGGACAATCCGAGCTTCGTCCAGTTGTGGTTCGTCGGGCGCAACTCGACCCTCACCGACATCGCCGAGACCATCCACCTGTCGTGGGCGGAACGCCTGCGGCAAAGTCTCATCGAGCGCAAGCTCATCCGTGCCAATACCCCGCTGCTCGCGGTCCAGTTGGTTTTCGAAGCGGGCGACCGGCTTTTCGACGTCGCGTTCCAGCGGTCTCCGGCCGGTGACGACGCGACGCTCGACGAAGCCAGGCGGATGCTCACCGCATATTTGCAGAGCTACGCGCCGAAGACTGCGCAGCGGGCCAAGGTCAAGTAG
- the pntB gene encoding Re/Si-specific NAD(P)(+) transhydrogenase subunit beta, translated as MFKIETAATAAYIIAALLFILALAGLSKHETSKAGNTFGIAGMAVALIATIALAVNRSISPLGLGLLVGAMIIGAAIGLWRARVVEMTGMPELIALLHSFVGLAAVLVGWNGYLDVENAPNSPEALKLAAEGMTGIHSAEVFVGVFIGAVTFTGSIVANLKLSARIKSAPLMLPGKNFLNIGALVVFFVLTVWFVIDPQLWLLVVVTVLALLLGWHLVASIGGGDMPVVVSMLNSYSGWAAAASGFLLGNDLLIITGALVGSSGAYLSYIMCKAMNRSFISVIAGGFGLEAGPSEDKDYGEHREITAEGAAELLGSADTVIITPGYGMAVAQAQYGVADLTRKLRDRGVNVRFGIHPVAGRLPGHMNVLLAEAKVPYDIVLEMDEINDDFDETSVVLVIGANDTVNPAAAEDPGSPIAGMPVLTVWNADNVIVFKRSMASGYAGVQNPLFFRENTQMLFGDARDRVNDILAAL; from the coding sequence ATGTTCAAGATAGAAACTGCCGCCACGGCGGCCTACATCATCGCGGCTCTGCTGTTCATCCTGGCGCTGGCCGGGCTTTCCAAGCATGAGACCTCCAAGGCCGGCAACACGTTCGGCATCGCCGGGATGGCCGTCGCGCTGATCGCGACCATCGCGCTGGCCGTCAACCGGTCCATCTCACCGCTGGGCCTGGGGCTGCTCGTCGGCGCCATGATCATCGGCGCCGCGATCGGCCTGTGGCGTGCCCGCGTGGTCGAGATGACCGGCATGCCCGAGCTGATCGCGCTGCTGCACAGCTTCGTCGGTCTGGCCGCCGTGCTGGTCGGCTGGAACGGCTACCTCGACGTCGAGAACGCCCCGAACAGCCCAGAAGCGCTGAAGCTTGCCGCCGAGGGCATGACCGGCATCCACTCGGCCGAGGTGTTCGTCGGCGTCTTCATCGGCGCGGTGACATTCACCGGCTCGATCGTGGCCAACCTCAAGCTGTCGGCCCGCATCAAGTCCGCGCCGCTGATGCTGCCCGGCAAGAACTTCCTCAACATCGGCGCGCTCGTGGTGTTCTTCGTGCTCACCGTGTGGTTTGTGATCGACCCGCAGCTGTGGCTGCTCGTGGTCGTCACCGTGCTCGCCCTGCTGCTCGGCTGGCACCTGGTCGCCTCGATCGGCGGCGGCGACATGCCCGTCGTGGTGTCGATGCTCAACAGCTACTCCGGCTGGGCCGCGGCCGCGTCGGGCTTCCTGCTCGGCAACGACCTGCTGATCATCACCGGCGCACTCGTCGGCAGCTCCGGTGCCTACCTGTCCTACATCATGTGCAAGGCCATGAACCGCTCGTTCATCTCGGTCATCGCCGGCGGCTTCGGGCTGGAAGCCGGCCCGTCCGAGGACAAGGACTACGGCGAGCACCGCGAGATCACCGCCGAGGGCGCGGCCGAACTGCTCGGCTCGGCCGACACCGTGATCATCACGCCCGGTTACGGCATGGCCGTCGCCCAAGCCCAATACGGCGTCGCCGACCTGACCCGCAAGCTGCGCGACCGCGGCGTCAACGTCCGCTTCGGCATCCACCCCGTCGCCGGGCGCCTGCCCGGCCACATGAACGTGCTGCTCGCCGAGGCCAAGGTGCCCTACGACATCGTGCTGGAAATGGACGAGATCAACGATGACTTCGACGAGACCTCCGTCGTGCTCGTCATCGGCGCCAATGACACCGTCAACCCCGCCGCGGCCGAAGACCCCGGCAGCCCCATCGCGGGCATGCCCGTGCTCACGGTCTGGAACGCCGACAACGTCATCGTGTTCAAGCGCTCCATGGCCTCGGGCTACGCAGGCGTGCAGAACCCACTGTTCTTCCGCGAGAACACCCAGATGCTGTTCGGCGACGCCCGAGACCGCGTCAACGACATCCTCGCCGCGCTGTAG
- a CDS encoding Re/Si-specific NAD(P)(+) transhydrogenase subunit alpha — MIIGIPRESLPGETRVAATPQTVGQIIKLGYTVVVESGAGAASSFADSAYVEAGAEIGDAWSADVVLKVNAPDDAEIAALKDGATLVSLISPALKPELVEKLSTRPITVLAMDAVPRISRAQSLDVLSSMANIAGYRAVIEAAHEFGRFFTGQVTAAGKVPPAKVLVVGAGVAGLAAIGAAGSLGAIVRATDPRPEVADQVASLGGEYLSVDPAAAEVSATGYAKEMDDDYKAREAALYAEQCKDVDIIITTALIPGRPAPRIITADMVASMKPGSVIVDMAAANGGNVEGTVKDQAIVTDNGVTIIGYTDLAGRLPAQASQLYGTNLVNLLKLLTPEKDGTLVLDFDDVVQRSMTVVRDGETTWPPPPVQVSAAPVAAAAAATPAVASQAKKPMTTGRRLGVTFAVAAVLFALVAISPPALQVHLVVFALAIVIGYYVIGNVHHALHTPLMSVTNAISGIIVVGALLQIGHHDVAVTALACAAILLASINVFGGFAVTRRMLAMFSRS; from the coding sequence ATGATCATCGGGATACCGCGCGAGTCTCTGCCTGGTGAGACGCGTGTCGCCGCCACACCGCAGACCGTCGGGCAGATTATCAAGCTCGGCTACACAGTAGTCGTAGAGTCCGGCGCAGGCGCCGCCTCCAGCTTCGCCGACAGTGCCTACGTCGAGGCGGGCGCCGAGATCGGTGACGCCTGGTCGGCCGATGTGGTGCTGAAGGTCAACGCGCCCGACGATGCCGAGATCGCGGCCCTCAAGGACGGCGCGACGCTGGTCAGCCTGATCTCACCCGCGCTCAAGCCCGAACTGGTGGAGAAGCTGTCTACGCGCCCCATCACGGTGCTGGCGATGGACGCGGTACCGCGGATCTCGCGGGCCCAGTCGCTTGACGTGCTGTCGTCGATGGCCAACATCGCGGGCTACCGCGCGGTGATCGAGGCCGCTCACGAGTTCGGCCGGTTCTTCACCGGTCAGGTGACCGCGGCCGGCAAGGTGCCCCCGGCCAAGGTGCTCGTGGTGGGTGCCGGCGTGGCCGGCCTCGCCGCGATCGGTGCGGCGGGCAGCCTCGGCGCGATCGTGCGGGCCACCGACCCGCGGCCCGAGGTCGCCGACCAGGTCGCGTCGCTGGGCGGGGAATACCTCTCCGTCGACCCGGCGGCGGCCGAAGTGTCGGCCACCGGCTACGCCAAGGAGATGGACGACGACTACAAGGCCCGCGAGGCCGCGCTGTATGCCGAGCAGTGCAAAGACGTCGACATCATCATCACGACCGCGCTGATTCCCGGCCGCCCGGCGCCGCGCATCATCACCGCCGACATGGTCGCGTCGATGAAGCCCGGCAGCGTGATCGTCGACATGGCCGCGGCCAACGGCGGCAACGTCGAGGGCACCGTCAAGGATCAGGCGATCGTCACCGACAACGGCGTGACCATCATCGGCTACACCGACCTGGCCGGCCGCCTGCCCGCCCAGGCCTCGCAGCTCTATGGCACCAACCTGGTGAACCTGCTCAAACTGCTGACCCCGGAGAAGGACGGCACGCTCGTCCTGGACTTCGACGACGTGGTGCAGCGGTCGATGACGGTGGTGCGCGACGGTGAGACCACGTGGCCGCCGCCACCGGTGCAGGTGTCCGCCGCGCCGGTCGCCGCCGCGGCCGCCGCCACTCCTGCCGTGGCGTCGCAGGCCAAGAAGCCGATGACCACCGGACGCCGGCTGGGCGTGACCTTCGCGGTCGCCGCCGTGCTGTTCGCCCTGGTCGCGATCTCGCCGCCGGCACTGCAGGTCCACCTCGTGGTGTTCGCGCTGGCGATCGTGATCGGCTACTACGTGATCGGCAACGTGCACCATGCGCTGCACACCCCGCTGATGTCGGTGACCAACGCGATCTCGGGAATCATCGTGGTGGGCGCCTTGCTGCAGATCGGCCACCACGACGTCGCCGTCACCGCGCTGGCGTGTGCCGCGATCCTGCTGGCCAGCATCAACGTCTTCGGCGGCTTCGCGGTGACGCGCCGCATGCTCGCCATGTTCTCCCGCAGCTAG
- a CDS encoding mycofactocin-coupled SDR family oxidoreductase — MGKLDGKVAFITGIARGQGRSHALTLAREGADIIGLDLCAKPSTTAYPGTTEDDLQETIRLVKEAGRQIVAEVADTRDFEQVKTVFDHGIEQFGRVDIVIPNAGICSGAKTWEISPQDWREMVDINLNGVFHTVKAAIPTMIAQNEGGSIVFIGSTEAIKGAENISSYAAAKHGVTGLMTSLARELGRYRIRVNSVNPTCVDTHMINNDFVYGLFRPDLDKPTRDDVIDTFSGTHILPVPWIQPQDVSNAILYLVTEPGRYITATPLVIDAGFIVKS, encoded by the coding sequence ATGGGAAAACTTGACGGAAAAGTCGCGTTCATCACCGGTATCGCCCGAGGACAGGGCCGCTCGCACGCGCTGACACTGGCGCGCGAGGGGGCTGACATCATCGGGCTGGATCTGTGCGCGAAGCCGTCGACCACCGCCTATCCCGGCACCACCGAGGACGACCTGCAGGAGACCATCCGGCTGGTCAAGGAGGCCGGCCGCCAGATCGTCGCCGAGGTCGCGGACACCCGCGACTTCGAGCAGGTGAAAACCGTATTCGACCACGGTATAGAGCAATTCGGTCGCGTGGACATCGTCATTCCGAACGCGGGTATCTGCTCGGGCGCCAAAACGTGGGAGATCAGCCCACAGGACTGGCGAGAGATGGTCGACATCAACCTCAACGGGGTCTTCCACACTGTCAAAGCCGCGATTCCCACCATGATCGCCCAGAACGAGGGCGGATCGATCGTCTTCATCGGTTCCACGGAGGCCATCAAGGGCGCTGAGAACATCTCGTCGTATGCCGCGGCCAAACACGGCGTGACGGGCCTGATGACCTCATTGGCCCGTGAACTCGGCCGCTACCGCATCCGGGTCAACTCGGTGAATCCGACGTGCGTCGACACCCACATGATCAACAACGACTTCGTCTACGGCCTGTTCCGTCCCGACCTCGACAAACCCACGCGCGACGATGTCATCGACACCTTCAGCGGCACCCACATCCTTCCGGTGCCGTGGATCCAGCCGCAGGACGTCAGCAACGCGATCCTTTACCTGGTGACCGAGCCGGGTCGCTACATCACGGCCACGCCCCTGGTCATCGACGCCGGTTTCATCGTGAAGTCATGA
- a CDS encoding acyl-CoA dehydrogenase family protein: MSVDRLLPSDEARELIALTRDIADKVLDPIVDEHEKAETYPEGVFAQLGAAGLLSLPQPEEWGGGGQPYEVYLQVLEEIAARWAAIGVAVSVHSLSSHPLLAYGSEEQKQRWLPGMLSGEQIGAYSLSEPQAGSDAAALSCKATRDGDAYVLNGSKAWITHGGRADFYTLFARTGEGSKGISCFLVPGDLDGLSFGKPEEKMGLHAVPTTSAFYDNARLDADRLIGAEGQGLSIAFSALDSGRLGIAAVAVGIAQAALDEAVRYANERTTFGRKIIDHQGLGFLLADMAAAVVSARATYLDAARRHDLGLPYSTQASVAKLIATDAAMKVTTDAVQVFGGVGYTRDFRVERFMREAKITQIFEGTNQIQRLVIARGFGS, encoded by the coding sequence ATGTCGGTCGACCGCCTGCTGCCCTCTGACGAAGCCCGTGAACTCATCGCGCTGACCCGCGACATCGCCGACAAGGTGCTCGATCCGATCGTCGACGAACACGAGAAGGCCGAGACCTACCCGGAGGGCGTCTTCGCCCAACTCGGCGCGGCGGGACTGCTGAGCCTGCCGCAGCCCGAGGAATGGGGCGGCGGCGGCCAGCCCTACGAGGTGTACCTGCAGGTGCTCGAGGAGATCGCGGCGCGCTGGGCCGCGATCGGGGTCGCGGTCAGCGTCCACAGCCTGTCCTCGCACCCGCTGCTGGCCTACGGCAGCGAAGAGCAGAAACAGCGCTGGCTGCCGGGCATGCTGTCAGGGGAGCAGATCGGTGCCTACAGCCTGTCCGAACCGCAGGCCGGGTCCGACGCCGCCGCACTGAGCTGCAAGGCCACCCGCGACGGCGATGCCTACGTGCTCAACGGCTCCAAGGCGTGGATCACCCACGGCGGTCGCGCTGACTTCTACACGTTGTTCGCCCGCACGGGCGAAGGCTCCAAAGGCATCTCGTGCTTCCTGGTGCCGGGCGACCTCGACGGGCTGAGCTTCGGCAAGCCCGAGGAGAAGATGGGCCTGCACGCCGTCCCGACCACCTCGGCGTTCTACGACAACGCTCGCCTCGACGCCGACCGGCTGATCGGTGCGGAAGGCCAGGGATTGTCGATTGCGTTCTCGGCGTTGGATTCCGGCCGGCTCGGCATCGCCGCGGTCGCGGTCGGCATCGCCCAGGCGGCGCTCGACGAAGCCGTCCGGTACGCCAATGAGCGAACCACGTTCGGCCGCAAGATCATCGACCACCAAGGCCTCGGATTCCTGCTGGCCGACATGGCTGCCGCGGTGGTCAGCGCCCGCGCCACCTATCTCGATGCCGCCCGGCGCCACGATCTGGGCCTGCCGTATTCGACGCAGGCCTCGGTGGCCAAGCTGATCGCGACCGACGCCGCGATGAAGGTCACCACCGATGCCGTGCAGGTGTTCGGCGGCGTCGGCTACACCCGGGACTTCCGGGTCGAGCGGTTCATGCGCGAAGCCAAGATCACGCAGATCTTCGAGGGCACCAACCAGATTCAGCGGCTGGTGATCGCACGCGGGTTCGGTTCCTGA
- a CDS encoding Gfo/Idh/MocA family protein: MADHPSLAWGLIGASDIAETRMIPALRREGHRILRVASRSADHAREFSVRNEIPPTESDFSLETLLEDPAVDAVYISSTNEQHLAHAAAAAAAGKHVLCEKPVSTDLDSAQKIVAACADHGVVLAVNHHLPAAGTHRAIRKLVHDGAIGRVLSVNVRHTSLLPERLRGWRLSAAPGAGVVMDLTGHDASVVNPLLGTRALEATAITVRQGRWESAADDAAASVLLYEDDVLVRFHDAFTTPYTPSYLEVHGELGSIHAPEVMTPEPIGSVFLRDSGGEREIDVPDRRHPYDITLDHFTRAVHGDGRPVVDGRDAVNALRVCLAILESAETGRRVSLNQEPNPRAITSR; the protein is encoded by the coding sequence ATGGCCGACCACCCGAGCCTGGCCTGGGGCCTGATCGGAGCCAGTGACATCGCCGAAACGCGCATGATCCCCGCGCTTCGGCGGGAGGGGCATCGCATCCTCCGGGTCGCCAGCCGCAGTGCCGATCACGCCCGGGAATTCTCGGTCCGTAACGAAATCCCGCCCACCGAATCCGATTTCAGCCTTGAGACGCTACTGGAGGATCCGGCGGTCGACGCCGTGTACATCTCCAGCACCAACGAGCAGCATCTGGCCCACGCGGCTGCCGCTGCCGCGGCAGGCAAGCACGTCCTGTGCGAAAAGCCCGTTTCGACCGACCTCGACAGCGCCCAGAAGATCGTCGCGGCATGCGCCGATCACGGTGTGGTGCTGGCGGTGAACCACCACCTGCCGGCGGCCGGTACCCACCGGGCCATCCGGAAACTGGTGCACGACGGCGCAATCGGGCGCGTCCTGTCGGTCAACGTGCGGCACACGTCGCTGTTGCCGGAACGGCTGCGTGGTTGGCGGCTGAGTGCCGCCCCGGGCGCCGGTGTGGTGATGGACCTCACCGGTCACGACGCGTCGGTGGTCAATCCGCTGCTGGGCACCCGTGCACTCGAGGCGACGGCCATCACGGTGCGGCAGGGCCGGTGGGAGAGCGCTGCCGACGATGCGGCCGCATCGGTGCTGCTGTACGAGGACGACGTGCTGGTGCGGTTCCACGACGCCTTCACCACGCCGTACACGCCGAGCTATCTGGAGGTGCACGGCGAACTTGGCAGCATTCACGCGCCCGAGGTCATGACGCCTGAACCCATCGGCAGCGTCTTCTTACGCGACAGTGGCGGCGAGCGAGAGATCGACGTGCCCGACCGCAGGCATCCGTACGACATCACTCTCGACCACTTCACGCGGGCCGTTCACGGCGACGGCCGCCCCGTCGTCGACGGCCGGGACGCCGTGAACGCCCTGCGTGTCTGCCTGGCCATTCTCGAGTCAGCCGAGACGGGCCGACGAGTGTCGCTGAATCAGGAACCGAACCCGCGTGCGATCACCAGCCGCTGA
- a CDS encoding flavin monoamine oxidase family protein, which yields MSTTSYDVVVIGAGFAGIIAARDLSVQGNSVLLLEARDRVGGRTWTADGLGRQLEYGGTYVHWTQPNMWQELQRHNIPLQIPTVPTTMYWIAQGTTHSGSPEEYGAALEPLMSRFFADARAVFPQPFDITLVDTSAVETETIADRFAALDLPPYEHDLLDGAMAGLVTDYREHGVAQFLSCVATYFGSWAAFFETAGTWPIEGGTKRLVDAIMAESKAEVRLSTPVAAVEDDGVGVTVTTRAGEQIRARAAVVALPLNTLGDIAFTPDVPAAARIMIDEKNPIMGSKIWVRAKGELEPFQAVAPLGQNPINAARVEYHADGDTFIMCLCANSADIDATDVAAVQRALRDFVPDLEVLETACHDWVSDEFAKGGFMLHRPGHFTNGAAQLREAHGRIHFAGSDIAGVEAGAIEGAMDTGAHAARTITAHLRCDHAAPVGVAAGQRPASG from the coding sequence ATGTCCACCACCAGCTACGACGTCGTCGTCATCGGCGCCGGATTCGCCGGAATCATCGCGGCACGCGACCTGAGCGTGCAGGGCAACTCGGTACTGCTCCTCGAAGCGCGCGACCGGGTCGGCGGGCGCACCTGGACCGCCGACGGGCTGGGCCGTCAACTGGAATACGGCGGTACCTATGTGCACTGGACGCAGCCGAACATGTGGCAGGAACTCCAGCGACACAACATCCCGCTGCAGATTCCGACCGTGCCGACGACGATGTACTGGATTGCGCAGGGCACCACCCATTCCGGCTCACCCGAGGAGTACGGCGCAGCCCTCGAACCCCTCATGAGCCGGTTCTTCGCCGACGCACGTGCGGTGTTCCCGCAGCCCTTCGACATCACCCTCGTCGACACCAGTGCCGTCGAGACCGAAACCATCGCCGACCGGTTCGCGGCGCTGGACCTGCCCCCGTACGAGCACGACCTGCTCGACGGCGCGATGGCCGGCCTGGTCACCGACTACCGGGAACACGGTGTCGCACAGTTCCTGTCGTGCGTGGCCACCTACTTCGGGAGCTGGGCGGCGTTCTTCGAGACCGCGGGAACGTGGCCGATCGAGGGCGGCACCAAGCGACTGGTCGACGCCATCATGGCCGAGTCGAAGGCCGAGGTGCGACTGTCGACCCCGGTTGCCGCCGTCGAGGACGACGGCGTCGGCGTCACTGTGACGACCCGCGCCGGGGAGCAGATCCGGGCCCGCGCCGCCGTCGTTGCGCTGCCCCTGAACACGTTGGGCGACATCGCCTTCACACCCGACGTCCCGGCGGCGGCGCGCATCATGATCGACGAGAAGAACCCGATCATGGGATCCAAGATCTGGGTTCGGGCCAAGGGCGAACTCGAGCCGTTCCAGGCCGTGGCGCCGCTCGGCCAGAATCCGATCAACGCCGCACGGGTGGAATACCACGCAGACGGAGACACCTTCATCATGTGCCTGTGCGCCAACAGCGCCGACATCGATGCCACCGACGTTGCCGCCGTGCAGCGGGCCCTGCGGGACTTCGTTCCCGATCTCGAAGTGCTGGAAACCGCGTGCCACGACTGGGTCAGCGACGAGTTCGCCAAAGGCGGGTTCATGCTGCACCGGCCAGGGCACTTCACCAACGGGGCCGCGCAGCTGCGTGAGGCCCACGGGCGGATCCACTTCGCGGGAAGCGACATCGCCGGGGTCGAGGCCGGAGCGATCGAAGGTGCGATGGACACCGGCGCGCACGCTGCGCGCACGATCACCGCGCACCTTCGATGCGATCATGCCGCGCCCGTCGGCGTAGCCGCAGGTCAGCGCCCGGCCAGCGGTTAA
- a CDS encoding LacI family DNA-binding transcriptional regulator: MVTMKDVAKAAGVSQAAVSYAYSGSGRVSARQREQIFAVAAELGYTGPNIAGSSLRLGRIGTVGVLVPGSLATAVEDPSTALLLKGIVEVGELADVALTLLPVNRSADQSNPVQSAALRGLVDGVVMHCLPNEHPVVEAILARRIPAVAIDSPRLPNIPYVTVDHRQAGADQLNHVLGLGHRRIGIVSDRLGPGALPGLRELSDIEDVSETYLQQRLAGYRDAVAAAGRRGIKATLIEAADIDMQSGMHAVEQLTEDPEPPTAIVATSDVHAVAAMKVLERKQISVPQQVSVIGFDDAPIADLVGLTTIHQPLCEKGKTAATILLDLLDGRARRRSVKPTELVVRSSTGPAEN; the protein is encoded by the coding sequence ATGGTCACCATGAAAGACGTCGCCAAAGCGGCAGGCGTTTCTCAGGCCGCGGTGTCCTACGCCTACAGCGGCTCCGGCCGCGTATCGGCCAGGCAACGCGAGCAGATCTTCGCGGTGGCCGCAGAATTGGGATACACGGGCCCCAACATCGCCGGAAGCAGCCTGCGGCTGGGCCGGATCGGAACCGTCGGAGTACTGGTGCCCGGTTCGCTGGCCACCGCGGTGGAGGATCCATCCACCGCGTTGCTGCTCAAAGGCATCGTCGAGGTCGGTGAGCTCGCCGACGTAGCCCTGACCCTGCTGCCCGTCAACCGTTCCGCCGACCAGTCCAACCCCGTGCAATCGGCCGCCCTGCGGGGCCTGGTCGACGGCGTCGTCATGCACTGCCTACCCAACGAACATCCCGTGGTCGAGGCGATCCTTGCCCGCCGCATACCCGCGGTGGCCATCGATTCGCCACGCCTGCCCAACATCCCGTATGTCACCGTCGACCATCGCCAGGCCGGCGCCGACCAGCTGAATCATGTACTGGGCCTGGGGCATCGGCGCATCGGCATCGTCTCCGATCGGCTCGGGCCGGGTGCGCTACCGGGCCTGCGCGAGCTTTCCGACATCGAGGACGTCAGCGAAACCTACCTGCAGCAACGCCTGGCCGGGTACCGCGATGCCGTCGCCGCAGCCGGACGGCGCGGTATCAAAGCCACGCTCATAGAAGCCGCCGACATCGACATGCAAAGCGGCATGCACGCCGTCGAACAGTTGACGGAAGATCCCGAGCCGCCGACGGCGATCGTGGCGACATCCGACGTGCACGCCGTGGCAGCCATGAAAGTGCTTGAACGCAAACAGATCTCCGTCCCCCAGCAGGTGTCGGTGATCGGATTCGACGACGCGCCGATCGCCGATCTGGTGGGATTGACCACGATTCACCAACCACTGTGCGAGAAGGGCAAGACGGCGGCAACCATCCTGCTGGACCTGCTCGACGGCCGAGCCCGGCGCCGCTCGGTCAAACCGACCGAACTCGTGGTGCGCTCGAGCACAGGCCCCGCCGAGAATTGA